Proteins found in one Toxotes jaculatrix isolate fToxJac2 chromosome 18, fToxJac2.pri, whole genome shotgun sequence genomic segment:
- the zgc:86896 gene encoding actin-related protein 2/3 complex subunit 1A-A, producing MSLYSFGLEPLSCHAWNKDRTQIAVSPNNNVVNIYEKKGKEWVKIHELTEHSGRITGIDWAPESNRIVTCASDRNAYVWTLKDGVWKPTLVLVRINRAATCVKWSPLENKFALGSGARLISVCYFEKENDWWLSKHIKKPICSTVLSLDWHPNNILLAAGSADLHCRVFSAYIKDIEDRPGPTAWGAKMPFGEVLLEHKDCGGWVHSVSFSPSGDQLAWVAHNSSITVADAAQKKEVTQLTTARLPLLSVLYVSPTEIIAAGHDCCPYQFTYKGPGALEFVKKLDIPKQTSKGSLSAMQHFRNLDKKATEDDSNEMDTLHQNSITQLCVVSGERAKVQKYSSVGLDGAMVIWDFKH from the exons AGATTGCAGTGAGTCCTAATAACAATGTGGTGAACATCTATGAGAAGAAAGGCAAAGAATGGGTCAAGATCCATGAGCTGACTGAGCACAGTGGACGAATCACAG GCATCGACTGGGCCCCAGAGTCCAACCGCATTGTGACATGTGCTTCTGACCGGAACGCCTACGTGTGGACACTGAAGGATGGCGTGTGGAAACCCACCCTGGTTCTGGTGCGCATCAACCGCGCAGCCACGTGCGTGAAATGGTCACCTCTGGAAAACAAGTTCGCCCTCGGCAGCGGAGCTCGTCTCATCTCTGTCTGCTACTTTGAGAAGGAGAATGACTG GTGGCTGAGTAAGCACATAAAGAAGCCCATTTGTTCCACGGTCTTGAGTCTGGACTGGCATCCCAACAATATCCTACTGGCAGCCGGGTCTGCAGACCTTCACTGCAG GGTTTTTTCTGCCTACATCAAGGACATCGAGGACAGGCCTGGACCCACTGCCTGGGGGGCCAAGATGCCTTTTGGGGAGGTGCTGCTGGAGCATAAGGACTGTGGAGGATGGGTGCACAGCGTGTCCTTCTCCCCCAGCGGAGACCAGCTGGCATGGGTGGcccacaacagcagcatcactgtGGCTGATGCCGCCCAGAAGAAGGA GGTTACCCAGCTGACCACTGCCCGCTTGCCGCTGCTGAGCGTCCTCTATGTCAGCCCCACTGAGATTATTGCTGCG GGTCATGACTGTTGCCCGTACCAGTTCACCTATAAGGGTCCAGGTGCCCTGGAGTTTGTGAAGAAGCTGGACATCCCCAAGCAGACCTCTAAGGGCAGCTTGTCAGCCATGCAGCACTTCCGCAACCTGGACAAGAAGGCCACTGAGGACGACAGCAACGAGATGGACACCCTTCACCAAAACAGCATCAC gcagctgtgtgttgtATCAGGTGAGAGAGCCAAAGTGCAGAAGTACAGTAGTGTGGGTCTGGATGGAGCCATGGTGATCTGGGATTTTAAG CATTGA